Genomic segment of Bacillus alkalicellulosilyticus:
TTGGATACTTATCCGTTCAATTTATGGGTTTGTGTAGAAGAAGATATGTTAGAAAAAGGTATAACGTCTGCTTTTTATAGACCATCAGAGGATAAATTAATTCGGATGAAGGGTGATTTTCTTGATCAAAACAACGAATCATAGCGAGGGAAAGACGAATGAATTATACAAATGATAAAACAATCCAACCAACTACTACTCCTATCTCATTTAAACCCCTAGAAGAGTTGTGGAATCATGATTTGTACACCTTTCAACATTCATTACGAGTTGCTGAGTTGCTACACAAATTTGCAAAGTACCTTAGTTACAGTGATACCACCATACATTTGTTGTATGAACTTGGTGCCAAACATGACGTTGGAAAAATCATCATTCCAACGTCTATCTTAAATAAAACAGACGCTCTTCAACACTTTGAAAAACAAAAGATTTTCATGCATACCATTTTTGGAAGAGAAATACTGAAGCATTACCATACAGACGAAGTTTTCTTGGATTCAGTCCTGTACCACCACGAAAATGAAGATGGTTCTGGTTACCCTCATGGTATATCGGGTAGTAATATTCCCATGTACGCTAAGATGTTGCGAGTAGTGGATAGTTATGACGCGATGACGAACAATCGTAGTTATCAAAATGCGTTTCCTCCAGAAGTCGCATTAGAAGAACTTAGAAGCTTAAGCGGGAAATGGTATGACCCGGAAGTTGTTGATAACTTTATAAAAATGATGAAGCTACTTGAGGAATCAAAAGAAGAATCTAAAACAATCTTACGGTATTAGAGAGTTAGGAGATTGTCTATACAACTTTTTCCAAATAGTTGACGCTTAAAATGATTAATGATACTATATGTTTACCATCCTTTCTTAAAGTTTTATAACTTTTGAGAAAGATTCCTAGTGCCAACTATTCAATAGTTAGCACTAGGAACATATCAATATTCCGGGAAGGACCCGAAAAAATCATGAGATGTTACTACTCTATTAGTAATATTCTTAATCGTGATTTTTTCGGGTTCTTTTTGTGTTTCAAGGAGTGAAAGGCAGAAATGAAAAAAGTCTTATTGGCGATAGGGAGTGGCGATTATAGTAAAATACTCCGCAGGCGTTTTGATATGCACCTTGATTCATTTGAAGTCTCCGAGCAAGAAGTCATGCACCGCCGCTATCTTTACGAAATATTAGATTTAGAAAAACCCGATATTTTAATACTGCATGATTATTATCTCGCAAGTGACTTAAGTTCAAAAGCCGAAAAAGAACAGGAATG
This window contains:
- a CDS encoding HD-GYP domain-containing protein — encoded protein: MNYTNDKTIQPTTTPISFKPLEELWNHDLYTFQHSLRVAELLHKFAKYLSYSDTTIHLLYELGAKHDVGKIIIPTSILNKTDALQHFEKQKIFMHTIFGREILKHYHTDEVFLDSVLYHHENEDGSGYPHGISGSNIPMYAKMLRVVDSYDAMTNNRSYQNAFPPEVALEELRSLSGKWYDPEVVDNFIKMMKLLEESKEESKTILRY